The Streptococcaceae bacterium ESL0729 genome has a segment encoding these proteins:
- a CDS encoding thioredoxin domain-containing protein yields the protein MDISVIKADKTNSTNGIHIGSEGKLMKEFMNLACPFSRLWFEESESFLREEVEKGQVRRLIKLFDKQKGHLVKGNVMHAFIDPLDPQKALSDIAKVFASQEAWEPLKLDEIADFAKNELGLTYHDDKRDAASIIKEADEANVFFVPTVIMDDYIFDENIDKKTLEKYIKA from the coding sequence ATGGATATTAGTGTAATCAAGGCTGATAAGACCAACTCGACCAATGGAATTCATATTGGTTCTGAGGGTAAACTCATGAAGGAATTCATGAATCTGGCCTGCCCTTTTAGTAGACTGTGGTTTGAGGAGTCTGAAAGCTTCCTAAGAGAAGAGGTTGAAAAGGGACAAGTTAGGCGTTTGATTAAGCTTTTCGACAAGCAAAAGGGGCACTTGGTCAAGGGAAATGTCATGCATGCCTTTATTGATCCCCTTGACCCTCAAAAGGCCCTTAGTGATATTGCCAAGGTTTTTGCCAGCCAGGAAGCCTGGGAACCACTTAAGCTTGATGAGATTGCTGACTTTGCCAAAAATGAGCTCGGTCTGACCTACCATGACGACAAAAGAGACGCCGCAAGCATTATCAAGGAAGCCGACGAAGCCAATGTCTTCTTTGTCCCAACCGTCATCATGGACGACTACATCTTTGACGAAAACATCGACAAAAAGACCCTTGAAAAATACATCAAAGCTTAA